GCCATGGTGCGCTCCTTGCAGAATGGTAGCCCCTGTTATCGATGCTCTAGCTAAAGACTATGTGGGAGAGATCGTGTTTGGAAAGTTAAATGTCGATGAAAATCGAGAGGTAGCGGTGAAATACGAGATTATGTCGATCCCGACACTCCTAGTTTTTAAGAATGGCACGTTGGTCAAAAGAATCGTTGGAGCTGTGCCAAGGCAGCATATTGAACAGGCTCTAGAGGAAAATAAATGAGCCTACGAGATGATCTCAGGACATCGATATTTAAAGTGATTGAGAAGGATCCACTTGCTGGTTTTTATGCTTCAAGGGAAATAAAGGACCAGATTTTAACGGTTCTTGTGGCTGGCAGGCACCTCTTGCTAGAGGGACCACCTGGAACAGGTAAGACTACCTTGGCAAAAGTCATATCTGGGCTATTGCCTGAGATGCAAGTGATAAAGGGATGTCAGTTCAATTGCTCCCCAGAAAAGCCTTCATGCCACCATTGTAAAAACCTAGCGGAAATCGAGTCCGAGACGATTACAGATAGGTTCGTTCGAATACAAGGCTCACCAGAGATATTGCCGGAGGACTTGGTCGGAGATATCGATCCTGTCAACGCATTCAAGTATGGAATCGATCATCCCCTAACTTATCGTCCAGGAAAGATTCAGAAGGCACACCGAAAGATACTGTTCATCGACGAAATAAATCGAATGCCAGAGAAAGTGCAGAACACATTCCTGCAAGTCCTTGAGGAAGGCAGGACGACGATTGCGGGGTTCGACATTGAGTTGGAGGTAGATACACTATTGATTGCCACGGCTAATCCAGAGGAATATGCTGGCACGGAGCGGCTTTCTGCCAATCTCCTAGATCGTTTCGAGTGCGTAAAAATTGATTATCCTTCCATAGAAGATGAAATCAGGATACTAAAAAAGTATGCAAACCCACCTTTTTCAATAGATATAGATACATACAACAAAATCACCAACATTTCAAAAAATCTTCGTGAGGGGGGACAATTCAGCGTCCGCGGGACTATATCGGTTTTGGAGCAGGCCGCAGCACATGCCATGATTCATGGGAAAGATATCATAGATAGAAGCGATATGCGAGTTGCACTCCAGAACTCGTTGAAATCAAGATATGGGGATGAAGATATTGACGCCACAATCGAAAGAGTTCTTAGATGATGTGATAGTGCATCTAATATATAAAATACGACAACATCCGCACGTCATCTCTGGCCCGAGTGTTCGGGGAACTACTTCTTTAAGGCTACTGTTACATGCTAGAGGAAGGCTAAAGAACGATGTGACATCAGAAGATCTGCTGGATTGCGCATTGATCGCATTGCCACATCGTATGGTGGCCTTAAGGGACCCCAGCTCGATTGTGACAGAGATTATCAGCGGTAGAGAGCCAAAGTTTGATAAAAGCGTCATTCTTGCGGACCTAAAAAACATGGCGATACCAAAGGTGGTCGATTTTGATTTTTGGCATCAAGGATCGAAAAAGAAAGCGCGAGTCGTCAGAGCTTCTAACCTCCTTCTGGAGCTATTGGATTTAGTTGACAGAGAGAACATTCTGTTGTTCAGCTTCAACTCAGATATGGACATACAGACCAGACAGTTCATAGAATGGTTGATCGACGTTGGTGTGGTATCCAAAACCGAGAACGAGATTATAATAAAAAAATCGTTCTTTCTAAATCTATCGAATTTCTTGCCGTCTCGGTTCAAGCTGTCGGATCTGTTGGGTGAAAGAGGCTATCCTGTCAACTACAGGGGCAATCCGTTTAGGGAGATATCTGTTAGACACACGTTGCGGAAATTGGCGTCCCTAAAAAAGAAGACCTCGGATATGGAGAAGAAACATCTTATAGTGAGACCTAGGTCCGAGGATAAAAAGGACATCATACTATGTATGGACAACAGCCATTCGATGTCTGGAAAAATGCTACTTGCTAAGGCGATCGCCCTCAACCTGATCAAGACGAGGGGTCGGCACCAATTGGGCATCGTGGCGTTTGGTAATCGTGGATACTTAATTCTTGAACCAACACACGATGAGGGTGCGTTGGTCGATGAGGTAATAAGGATTGGCACCTTTGGAAAGACCAACATGCTGGATGGCTTGAAAGCTTCCAGGAAAGCTTTGAAAGGTGACAACAAGCACATAATATTGATTTCTGATGGGTGCTCAAATATCGGGTCAGAGGAGGAATTGCTACAAATGACCCGCGAGATTGCGATGGCTACGAGAATATCTACGATATGTATCGGTGATAGCAACCTGATGAAAGAGATAGCGCGAATGGGCCGGGGCAGATATCATAATATCGATCCTAACACTTTAAGGAATAAGTAGAACGATGGGGCATTATATGGTTGTAGCAGAGTTAAGCATAATCCCTTTAGGCAAAGAAGTGGGCATAAGCAAATATGTAAAGGCTGCGCTGGAAGCGTTGAAAAGTGCTGACGTGAAATATGAGGCAGGAGCGATGTCCACTACCATTGAGGCTAAAAATTTGGCCGAGCTATTCGATGCTGTGGAGAAGGCTCATGAGGCTGTTTTCAGGATGGGGGCGAAAAGAGTTATCACCACGTTAAAGATAGACGATAGGCGGGATAAGGTGATGAGCATAGCCTCAAAGTTAGGGGCAATCAGATGACCTTTGATGAAATAGCAAGCGAGTATGACGCTTGGTACCAAACACCCTTGGGGGCTTATGCCAACAGGTTGGAGAAGGAGTTAATATTCGAACTTGCGGAGCAGAAGCCAGGAGAAATAGTTTTAGATGTTGGCTGTGGTACTGGAAACTATTCGATAGAGCTTGCACGTATGTGTTTGAAAGTTGTGGGCATAGATACCTCAGTGAACATGTTGAAGATTGCGAGAGAGAAGGCAGAGAAAGGAGAATTAGACATAACGTTTGTCCTCGGTACTGCCGAGAGCTTGCCGTTCAACGATGATCAGTTCGATATGATCTTATTGGTGACCACATTTGAATTTCTAGATCCAGAAAAGGCAATTGTTGAGATGAAACGGGTTTTAAAAAAAGATGGTAGAATCATCCTTGGAGTATTGAATAAATGGAGCTTGTGGGCTTTTGAAAGGCGAATGAAATCGCTATTTAATAAAACCATCTTTGACAATGCCAGATTTTATAGTACCTTGGAGCTCAAGCGATTTTTTGGCAATATGGAATGCAAAACGACGCTATTTGCTCCGCCCAATACGCCCAGTTTTTTGCTGAAATATCTTGAGAGGTTTGAAGGGACGCTATCCACGGTTTTTAAACCTTTTGGTGCATTTATCGTCTGTCGATTCTTGTCCTCTTAAATTCAGTGAAGTCGATTATATGAGTTTTGAGTCAGATTCACAGCTCAGTTATTTATATGGGCATCATATACAGCCCCACTACAATTAATACAATCCCAGCGATGCGTTTCAAGATGGCGTTATACCGCACTAATATGCTGAGACGTTTAGACGAAAATGCCGAAGAATAGGCGATGATTAGCATTGGAGCCCCTAATCCAAGTGAATAGATGAATAACAGTAAGGCACCATAGGGAATGCTGCCACTCACTGCGACCATCGATAGTATGGCGCCAAGTATCGGCCCTACACAGGGTATCCACACGATGCCTAGCGATAGTCCAAGGGTAAATCCCCCGCTCCCTGATGGTGCAGAATAATTGAATCTTATGGGCATCCTGCTTCTAAGCTCTAAGACTTTCTGTTCCAGCTTTTCAGATAGCATGTATAATCCCAGAAAAATGATAACGATTCCAGCAATGACTTTCATGTAGTAAACATAGCCGATGAATGCCATGCCCAACGCAGACGCTGCCACGCCCATGATGGTAAATGACAGAGACACTCCCAAGACGATCGACAATGGTCTAAATCGCCCTTTTCCAGTCGAGTAGGCCATTATCGCCGGAATTAGTGGAAGTACGCATGGTGAAGATATGCTTACAACTCCAGCAGAAAATGCAATCAAAGGCGATAGATCAGTCATTAATTTGATCACCATCCGACGTTAGTATAACAAGCTGTCTATCTCGCTTTTGAGGATTTTGGCCCCAGGAGATCCCAGATGAAAGTATCTGATCGCTCCATCCTCATCGATGAGACATATGGTTGGTAGAATCCATACGTTATAACTCCTGTCAACGGTCGAGGAGGAGCCCATCAGTATTGGCCATCCCATTTCATGTTCTTCTGCGAAAGTCTGCAGCTCCTTAGGAGCTATTTTAGGCTCCTTAACGTCGATGGAGAGGAATATGACCTGATCTTCATATTGCTCATACAGCTGCACTAAATCATTGTCGATCGTGAATTTGCACGCTCCACACCAAGTCGCAAAAAAGTCCAAAAGGACCACCTTGCCCCTATAATCGCTGAGTCTGATCAAGTCGCCACTTGTTGCATCTATTAGCTCGAAATCGGGTGCTAGGGGAAGCTTAGTTGTCGATGTTGGCGTAGTAGACGGTGTGGGTTTAAGTGTAGGGGTAGGTATTGGCGTAGTAGACGGTGTGGGTATTGGTGTAGTAGATGGTGTGGGTATTGGTGTAGTAGACTGTGTGGGTTTAAGTGTAGGGGTAGGTATTGGTGTAGTAGACTGTGTGGGCCTGGGTGCAGGAGACGGTGTTAATGTTACTTTCGGCTCGGTGTCCACACATCCCAAAGATGCTGTGGATATCAATAAAGTGACGATTATCGCTATCCAGATTCTATTTGCTTGGACGGATAAAACCCCCTCTAATCATTTGATCTGCCAGTACGAGAGCTACCATCGCCTCTGCTACAGGAACGATCCTCGGGCATATGCATGGGTCGTGCCTTCCCTTGATCTGGATATCCCTCTCTTCTTTCTCAGCCAGGTCCACTGTTTTCTGGGTTCTCTCTATGGATGGTGTTGGCTTGACTGCAATTCTGCACGCTATGGGCATGCCATTGGATACCCCACCCAAGATGCCACCGGCATTGTTTGTATCCGTCCTCACGATGCCTTTTCTGAGCACAAACGGATCGTTCATCTCGCTCCCTCGCATCGTTGCACATCCAAATCCAACGCCTATCTCAACGCCTTTTACACTTCCGATGCTCATCAGTGCCTTTGCCAGATCCGCATCTAACTTATCGAACACGGGCTCGCCTACGCCTGCTGGTACGTTCAATGCTATTATTTCGACGATACCTCCAACGCTATCTTTGTTTGCCTGCACTTTTTGGATGTGCTGAAGCATGCGTTCCGCAGTTTCCATATCTGCGCATCTCACCATGTTTTGCTCTACGTTCTCTCGGATTTGGTCTAATGTAGTCCCGCCAACGGAAATCCCGCCGATCCGGATCACATGACCTAAAATCTCGATTTTTTGCGACTTGAGCAGTTTCTTTGCTATTGCCCCTCCTGCCACTCTTGCAACCGTCTCCCTAGCAGAGGACCTTCCACCCCCCCTCCAATCTCGGATACCATACTTCGCTTCATATGTGAAATCTGCATGGCCTGGTCTTGGTACATATCGCAGCGATTCGTATTTGCTGGAATCGACGTCCACGTTTTGAACGAGCATTGAGATCGGAGTTCCAGTCGTCTTACCATCGAACACACCCGAAAGGATCTCTATTTTGTCAGTTTCCTCTCTGGTGGAGGCCACAATGCTCTGGCCGGGTCGTCTTCTGTCAAGCTCAGC
The genomic region above belongs to Methanocellales archaeon and contains:
- the trxA gene encoding thioredoxin — its product is MKLEPFRKLEGDAMDELERIRQRRMQKLKSQIDERSTQEELSWPNTPINMTDATFASTIKKYPLSVIDCWAPWCAPCRMVAPVIDALAKDYVGEIVFGKLNVDENREVAVKYEIMSIPTLLVFKNGTLVKRIVGAVPRQHIEQALEENK
- a CDS encoding AAA family ATPase, which produces MSLRDDLRTSIFKVIEKDPLAGFYASREIKDQILTVLVAGRHLLLEGPPGTGKTTLAKVISGLLPEMQVIKGCQFNCSPEKPSCHHCKNLAEIESETITDRFVRIQGSPEILPEDLVGDIDPVNAFKYGIDHPLTYRPGKIQKAHRKILFIDEINRMPEKVQNTFLQVLEEGRTTIAGFDIELEVDTLLIATANPEEYAGTERLSANLLDRFECVKIDYPSIEDEIRILKKYANPPFSIDIDTYNKITNISKNLREGGQFSVRGTISVLEQAAAHAMIHGKDIIDRSDMRVALQNSLKSRYGDEDIDATIERVLR
- a CDS encoding VWA domain-containing protein — translated: MKILTPQSKEFLDDVIVHLIYKIRQHPHVISGPSVRGTTSLRLLLHARGRLKNDVTSEDLLDCALIALPHRMVALRDPSSIVTEIISGREPKFDKSVILADLKNMAIPKVVDFDFWHQGSKKKARVVRASNLLLELLDLVDRENILLFSFNSDMDIQTRQFIEWLIDVGVVSKTENEIIIKKSFFLNLSNFLPSRFKLSDLLGERGYPVNYRGNPFREISVRHTLRKLASLKKKTSDMEKKHLIVRPRSEDKKDIILCMDNSHSMSGKMLLAKAIALNLIKTRGRHQLGIVAFGNRGYLILEPTHDEGALVDEVIRIGTFGKTNMLDGLKASRKALKGDNKHIILISDGCSNIGSEEELLQMTREIAMATRISTICIGDSNLMKEIARMGRGRYHNIDPNTLRNK
- a CDS encoding MTH1187 family thiamine-binding protein, producing the protein MGHYMVVAELSIIPLGKEVGISKYVKAALEALKSADVKYEAGAMSTTIEAKNLAELFDAVEKAHEAVFRMGAKRVITTLKIDDRRDKVMSIASKLGAIR
- a CDS encoding class I SAM-dependent methyltransferase, translated to MTFDEIASEYDAWYQTPLGAYANRLEKELIFELAEQKPGEIVLDVGCGTGNYSIELARMCLKVVGIDTSVNMLKIAREKAEKGELDITFVLGTAESLPFNDDQFDMILLVTTFEFLDPEKAIVEMKRVLKKDGRIILGVLNKWSLWAFERRMKSLFNKTIFDNARFYSTLELKRFFGNMECKTTLFAPPNTPSFLLKYLERFEGTLSTVFKPFGAFIVCRFLSS
- a CDS encoding cytochrome c biogenesis CcdA family protein, whose protein sequence is MTDLSPLIAFSAGVVSISSPCVLPLIPAIMAYSTGKGRFRPLSIVLGVSLSFTIMGVAASALGMAFIGYVYYMKVIAGIVIIFLGLYMLSEKLEQKVLELRSRMPIRFNYSAPSGSGGFTLGLSLGIVWIPCVGPILGAILSMVAVSGSIPYGALLLFIYSLGLGAPMLIIAYSSAFSSKRLSILVRYNAILKRIAGIVLIVVGLYMMPI
- a CDS encoding TlpA disulfide reductase family protein, translated to MISTASLGCVDTEPKVTLTPSPAPRPTQSTTPIPTPTLKPTQSTTPIPTPSTTPIPTPSTTPIPTPTLKPTPSTTPTSTTKLPLAPDFELIDATSGDLIRLSDYRGKVVLLDFFATWCGACKFTIDNDLVQLYEQYEDQVIFLSIDVKEPKIAPKELQTFAEEHEMGWPILMGSSSTVDRSYNVWILPTICLIDEDGAIRYFHLGSPGAKILKSEIDSLLY
- the aroC gene encoding chorismate synthase → MGGNSFGDVFRITTWGESHGKAVGVVLDGCPAGLELFEADIQAELDRRRPGQSIVASTREETDKIEILSGVFDGKTTGTPISMLVQNVDVDSSKYESLRYVPRPGHADFTYEAKYGIRDWRGGGRSSARETVARVAGGAIAKKLLKSQKIEILGHVIRIGGISVGGTTLDQIRENVEQNMVRCADMETAERMLQHIQKVQANKDSVGGIVEIIALNVPAGVGEPVFDKLDADLAKALMSIGSVKGVEIGVGFGCATMRGSEMNDPFVLRKGIVRTDTNNAGGILGGVSNGMPIACRIAVKPTPSIERTQKTVDLAEKEERDIQIKGRHDPCICPRIVPVAEAMVALVLADQMIRGGFIRPSK